A DNA window from Mobula hypostoma chromosome 3, sMobHyp1.1, whole genome shotgun sequence contains the following coding sequences:
- the LOC134343494 gene encoding interleukin-8-like: MDRTATVTIVILLLCAIAAQGVPIPGAQGRCHCIRTSFDIIHPTSIRSLKYIPSGSHCDRAELIVTLKNEKKVCVDPDARWLQALITAMKGGNNTNQKTEAAN; the protein is encoded by the exons ATGGACAGAACAGCCACTGTGACCATCGTCATCCTCCTTCTGTGTGCCATTGCTGCACAGG GTGTTCCGATCCCAGGAGCACAAGGACGGTGCCATTGCATTCGAACCAGCTTTGATATTATTCATCCGACGTCCATCAGGAGCTTGAAATACATTCCCAGTGGATCCCACTGTGACAGAGCAGAGCTAAT TGTCACCCTGAAAAATGAGAAGAAAGTGTGTGTGGATCCTGATGCCAGGTGGTTGCAGGCTCTCATAACAGCCATGAAAG GTGGAAACAACACTAATCAAAAAACTGAAGCTGCAAACTGA
- the LOC134343495 gene encoding interleukin-8-like, translating into MDRTATVTIVILLLCAIAAQGVPIPGAQGRCHCIRISFDIIHPKSIRSLKYIPKGSHCERAEIIITLKNETKVCVDPDARWLQALITAMKGGKQHNSKN; encoded by the exons ATGGACAGAACAGCCACTGTGACCATCGTCATCCTCCTTCTGTGTGCCATTGCTGCACAGG GTGTTCCGATCCCAGGAGCACAAGGACGGTGCCATTGCATTCGGATCAGCTTTGATATTATTCATCCGAAGTCCATCAGGAGCTTGAAATACATTCCCAAAGGATCCCACTGTGAGAGAGCAGAGATAAT TATCACCCTGAAAAATGAGACGAAAGTGTGTGTGGATCCTGATGCCAGGTGGTTGCAGGCTCTCATAACAGCCATGAAAG GTGGGAAACAACACAATTCAAAAAACTGA